A segment of the Anaerolineae bacterium genome:
CCAACGCCAGCGGAAGGTAGTGGGCCGGCCGGTGAAGATGGACTCATCCTGTTTGGGCGAGAGCAGGGTAGGCGAGACGAGCAGGGTGGGGGTTATGGTGGGTGAGGCAGCGGCTGTTGGGGTGGGGGTAGTTATGGGAGAGGTAGCAATAATTAAAGTGGGTGTAGGCGGGATGGGGGTGGGGGCTTGGGTTGGAGATGGTTCGGTTGTGGGCGTTTCGGTCTGAACGCCGATGACGGTATCGGACGTTTGCGCTGCGGGTTGAATTTGCGGCAGGTTTTTGGTGATTGTTTCCCGCGCCTTTTCGCCGCCGCCCAGGGCCATTACAATTACCACCACCGCCAATAAGGCTATCAACAATGCGGCAATCACTAAAGGCAGGCGGTTAGATTTGGGGCGGGCCGCGCCTTTGAACGCGCTCAGGCCAATCACGGCGGCGGTGATGTTGTCCGGGCCGCCGCGCTCATTGGCCTGGGCTATCAGCCGGTTGACGGCCGCCTGCGGCCCGGCGCCGGATTGCAGCGCGTGTTTGATCTCCTCATCGCTGACCACGCCGGTCAGGCCGTCGGAGCAGAGCAGGTAAATGTCGCCGGGTTGGGTTTGGAAGTGGTTGAGATCGGGTTCAACCTGGGGTTTGGCCCCAATGGAGCGCAAAATAACGCTGCGATTGGGGTGCGCGGCCGCTTCTTCTCTGGTAATGGTGCCCTGTTTGAGCGCCTGCTGCACCCAGGAGTGGTCTTCGGTCAAGGGGGTCAAGTGGCCCTGCCGCAGCAGGTAGGCCCGGCTGTCGCCCACCCAGGCCACGTGCAGGGAGCCATTTTGCAAAACGGCGGTGACAACGGTGCTGCCCATGCCCT
Coding sequences within it:
- a CDS encoding Stp1/IreP family PP2C-type Ser/Thr phosphatase, translating into MTKKPKRNPRSKPAAARSPIKIQPYGESNIGQQRQANEDSYLDLKEVAKQDPNLYAQIAERATQMGPLWIVADGMGGHVGGQQASRMVVREIMFHYYHDPAPDPGQRLVNAIHRANAAVYGYAQEHPELQGMGSTVVTAVLQNGSLHVAWVGDSRAYLLRQGHLTPLTEDHSWVQQALKQGTITREEAAAHPNRSVILRSIGAKPQVEPDLNHFQTQPGDIYLLCSDGLTGVVSDEEIKHALQSGAGPQAAVNRLIAQANERGGPDNITAAVIGLSAFKGAARPKSNRLPLVIAALLIALLAVVVIVMALGGGEKARETITKNLPQIQPAAQTSDTVIGVQTETPTTEPSPTQAPTPIPPTPTLIIATSPITTPTPTAAASPTITPTLLVSPTLLSPKQDESIFTGRPTTFRWRW